CACAGGCGGATGAATTCCAGATCGGGGCTGTCTATCTCGGTTTCCACAAGCCCTATGTCTATGTCTCCCTGTTCCAGTCCCTCTGCGATGTCGTGAGGATTGGTGAAGACCGTCTTTATGGTGACGTTGGGGTACCTGTCTTCAAACTCGAACATGATCTGCGGCAGAATATAGTCTGCAATGGTGGAAGAGGCGCCTACGACAAGCTCTCCGTTCATGTTGTCGCCTTCGAAGATGCGCAGCACTTCGTTCAAGTTCTGCAAAGCAGGTTCAAGGTTGCGCATGAAGGTACGCCCGTGGGGATTGAGGGCAAGTCTGCGGTTCAGGCGGTCGAAAAGCTGTACGCCAAGATCCTGTTCCAAACCCTTGAGGGCCACGGAAACTGCGGACTGGGTGAGAAAATTCTCTTTGGCCACCTGAGAAATATTCGGGTTTTTCGCTAGGGAGATGAACAACTCCAGCTGGCGAAGATTCATAAAGCCTCCGGCTCGTTTGTCATGAGATTTGGTCGCCCAGTATATAAAACAAATTTATGATGTCGACAACGATTGTTGAGTTTTGTGAATATAATAACGAGGGCGGGACAAAAGCAGGACGCCGTTACGGGCAAGTCGTAACGGC
This region of Desulfovibrio subterraneus genomic DNA includes:
- a CDS encoding LysR substrate-binding domain-containing protein, translated to MNLRQLELFISLAKNPNISQVAKENFLTQSAVSVALKGLEQDLGVQLFDRLNRRLALNPHGRTFMRNLEPALQNLNEVLRIFEGDNMNGELVVGASSTIADYILPQIMFEFEDRYPNVTIKTVFTNPHDIAEGLEQGDIDIGLVETEIDSPDLEFIRLCKDELFVVSSDDDFAKEGPYSIEELLNKKWVLREPGAGSRDTFTYYMGDYMKDLRIVMEMHHTVSIKRVLQNPDTLSCLSPFAIQRELEHGELFRVPLRNMQLIRHFYAVMHRDKYRTRLMETFYHAVESYLGTDRQIFSEE